A part of Larkinella insperata genomic DNA contains:
- a CDS encoding Rad52/Rad22 family DNA repair protein, protein MELHKLTNPLQAEEIEWRVQQVIEAKNGKPAKLIVVPYITNRSVMERFDEQFGWANWSNEIREIDGGFLCTITVTLPSGQVISKTDGASRTAIEPVKGGISDAMKRAAVQFGLGRGLYNFPKVFVEAEGKYIPEWANRLLDALVDSINSGKPQRDVIVLKEEHVRQLQRPQPQVRAAA, encoded by the coding sequence AACCCCTTGCAGGCGGAAGAGATCGAATGGCGGGTGCAGCAGGTAATTGAAGCGAAAAACGGCAAACCGGCCAAACTGATCGTTGTGCCTTACATCACCAACCGTTCCGTCATGGAGCGATTTGACGAGCAATTTGGCTGGGCCAACTGGAGCAACGAAATCAGGGAAATCGACGGCGGTTTTCTGTGCACGATAACCGTCACGTTGCCTTCCGGCCAGGTGATCAGCAAAACCGACGGTGCCAGCCGGACGGCTATCGAACCCGTGAAGGGCGGGATTTCTGATGCCATGAAGCGGGCTGCCGTGCAGTTCGGCTTGGGTCGGGGTTTATACAACTTCCCCAAAGTATTTGTCGAAGCAGAAGGCAAATACATACCGGAATGGGCCAATCGGCTGCTGGACGCGCTGGTCGATTCCATCAACAGCGGCAAACCGCAGCGTGATGTGATCGTGCTGAAAGAAGAACACGTTCGCCAATTGCAACGTCCTCAGCCTCAGGTGCGGGCCGCAGCCTGA